One stretch of bacterium DNA includes these proteins:
- the pheS gene encoding phenylalanine--tRNA ligase subunit alpha codes for MVENVAWIDEIRTQAARDIETANGDPALEEIRVRYLGRSGRITRAFRDVAAAPAEDRPRLGQTLNQLKDYVERALARRREVLGQAARATLAAAERIDVTLPGRPLARGRAHVLARAAREITEIFRGMGFDVEDGPDVESDRDNFERLNIPPYHPARDAQDSFYIDGTWLLRTHTTVVDVHVMDARRPPMRAVSAGRCYRRDPVDASHSPMFQQIDGFMVDEGVRLSDLKGVLYEFARGYFGPGTRVRFVPSYFPFTEPSAEMDIGCVICGGRGCAVCKRSGWLEILGCGMFHPRVLEMARIDPERYTAFAFGIGIERCAMLKHRIDDIRLLYEDDVRFLRQV; via the coding sequence ATGGTGGAGAACGTCGCATGGATTGACGAGATCCGCACGCAGGCGGCGCGGGACATCGAAACCGCAAACGGCGACCCCGCGCTCGAGGAGATTCGCGTGCGGTACCTCGGCCGCTCCGGGCGCATCACGCGCGCGTTCCGGGATGTCGCCGCGGCCCCCGCGGAAGACCGCCCAAGGCTCGGCCAGACCCTCAATCAGCTCAAGGACTACGTCGAGCGGGCGTTGGCCCGGCGGCGGGAGGTCCTCGGGCAGGCCGCCCGCGCGACGCTCGCCGCCGCCGAGCGCATCGACGTCACGCTTCCGGGCCGGCCGCTGGCGCGCGGGCGGGCCCACGTGCTCGCCCGGGCCGCGCGGGAGATCACGGAGATCTTCCGCGGCATGGGCTTCGACGTCGAGGACGGTCCGGACGTGGAGTCCGATCGCGACAACTTCGAGCGCCTCAACATACCGCCGTACCATCCGGCGCGCGACGCGCAGGATTCGTTCTACATTGACGGCACCTGGTTGCTGCGTACGCACACGACCGTCGTCGACGTCCACGTGATGGACGCGCGCCGGCCGCCGATGCGCGCCGTGAGCGCCGGCCGCTGCTACCGGCGCGACCCGGTCGACGCGAGCCACTCGCCGATGTTCCAGCAGATCGACGGGTTCATGGTCGACGAGGGCGTCCGCCTCTCCGACCTCAAGGGCGTGCTGTACGAGTTCGCGCGGGGCTACTTCGGCCCCGGTACGCGCGTACGCTTCGTGCCGTCGTACTTTCCGTTCACCGAGCCGAGCGCGGAGATGGACATTGGCTGCGTGATCTGCGGCGGCCGGGGCTGCGCGGTCTGCAAGCGGTCCGGCTGGCTCGAGATCCTCGGCTGCGGGATGTTTCATCCGCGCGTGCTCGAGATGGCGCGCATCGACCCGGAGCGATACACGGCCTTCGCCTTCGGGATCGGCATCGAACGCTGCGCGATGCTCAAGCACCGCATCGACGACATCCGGCTGCTCTACGAAGACGACGTGCGGTTCTTGCGACAAGTGTAG
- the pheT gene encoding phenylalanine--tRNA ligase subunit beta — protein sequence MRVPREWLEAYVDLGDVSTETLVERLATVGLPVDAVEPHGDDVVLDVEVTSNRPDCLSIIGIAREAALLFGRALRLPDGLEGRGGARAVRGARSAPAPSKGRRAGRAETAGAVGARISVTVEDPEGCPRFTATVLDGVRVGPSPAWMQRRLEAAGVRAINDVVDVTNYVMLEMGQPMHAFDLARVAGRRLIVRRARPGEALVTLDGVTRAADKQSLVVADAVHAVSLAGIIGGQDTEIGSETRTVLLEAAYWSPPGIGRTSRRLGVRTEASSRFERGADPEGPILAQRRAGLLLAEVAGARVVPGIVDVYPRPLPHRVIRLRPRRSAAVLGIDVPRAEIVRILRALGCDVRPGAASLTVRPPTNRPDLTREEDLIEEAIRVYGYDRVPLTLPRGVTTPGRVSLPVAGERRVRDALLRAGLTEAVTLTLVAAEPPAAPATGGRDGGDEVRLANPLTAEHAALRRSVLPGLLRVLSTNASRRQQDVHVFELGRVWRAGEPGGRPDERRAVGIAVMGRWRWGWNVSADTAVADFYHLRAIVDALFHDLDLAAETAVLPSASYLLTGAAWWHPGRVAAVTLAGREVGRLGELHPDLVERERLPYRPCVAELDLESLLEVAGSVRTYAGLPRYPEVERDLAVVLSEALAAAEIERLIRATAGPLLETVELFDVYAGAPVPSGHRNLAYRLRFRAPDRTLTAGEAEEIMVKIRTALQDQAGGRLRT from the coding sequence ATGCGGGTTCCCCGCGAGTGGCTCGAAGCCTACGTCGACCTCGGCGATGTTTCCACCGAGACGCTCGTGGAGCGTCTCGCGACCGTCGGCCTGCCCGTCGACGCCGTGGAGCCGCACGGCGACGACGTCGTGCTGGACGTGGAGGTCACGTCCAACCGGCCCGACTGCCTGTCGATCATCGGCATCGCGCGCGAGGCAGCGCTGCTCTTCGGCCGCGCGCTGCGGTTGCCCGACGGCCTCGAGGGCCGCGGCGGCGCGCGCGCGGTCCGTGGCGCGCGGTCCGCGCCTGCGCCGTCAAAGGGGCGGCGGGCGGGCCGGGCGGAGACCGCCGGCGCGGTGGGCGCCCGGATCTCCGTTACCGTGGAGGACCCCGAAGGGTGCCCGCGGTTCACCGCGACCGTCCTCGACGGCGTGCGCGTCGGTCCGTCGCCGGCGTGGATGCAGCGGCGGCTCGAGGCCGCCGGCGTGCGGGCGATCAACGACGTCGTCGACGTGACCAACTACGTCATGCTCGAGATGGGCCAGCCGATGCACGCCTTCGATCTCGCGCGCGTCGCGGGCCGGCGTCTGATCGTCCGCCGCGCGCGACCGGGGGAGGCGCTTGTCACGCTCGACGGCGTCACGCGCGCCGCCGACAAGCAGTCGCTCGTGGTGGCCGATGCCGTGCACGCGGTGTCGCTCGCCGGAATTATCGGCGGACAGGACACCGAAATCGGGTCCGAGACGCGGACGGTCCTGCTGGAGGCCGCGTACTGGTCCCCGCCGGGCATTGGGCGCACGAGCCGCCGGCTTGGCGTGCGCACGGAGGCTTCGAGCCGCTTCGAGCGCGGCGCGGACCCGGAGGGCCCGATCCTCGCACAGCGGCGGGCCGGGCTTTTGCTGGCGGAGGTGGCCGGCGCCCGCGTCGTGCCGGGCATCGTGGACGTCTATCCGCGCCCGCTGCCGCACCGGGTGATTCGGCTGCGGCCGCGGCGGTCCGCCGCGGTGCTCGGAATCGACGTGCCGCGCGCGGAGATCGTGCGCATCTTGCGCGCGCTCGGCTGCGACGTACGGCCGGGCGCCGCCTCGCTCACCGTCCGTCCGCCCACCAACCGCCCCGATCTGACCCGCGAGGAAGACTTGATCGAAGAGGCGATCCGGGTATACGGCTACGACCGCGTGCCGTTGACGCTGCCGCGGGGCGTGACTACCCCCGGCCGCGTGTCCCTCCCGGTCGCGGGCGAGCGCCGCGTGCGGGACGCGCTGCTTCGCGCCGGATTGACTGAGGCGGTGACGCTGACGCTCGTGGCCGCGGAGCCGCCGGCCGCGCCCGCGACCGGCGGGCGGGACGGCGGGGACGAAGTGCGGCTGGCCAACCCGCTGACCGCGGAGCACGCGGCGCTGCGGCGCTCGGTGCTTCCTGGACTGCTGCGCGTGCTGTCGACGAACGCCTCGCGCCGCCAGCAGGACGTGCACGTGTTCGAGCTGGGGCGGGTGTGGCGGGCCGGCGAGCCGGGCGGCCGTCCGGACGAGCGGCGGGCTGTCGGCATCGCGGTGATGGGCCGCTGGCGGTGGGGCTGGAACGTATCCGCCGATACCGCGGTGGCGGATTTCTATCACCTTCGCGCCATCGTCGACGCGCTCTTCCACGATCTCGACCTCGCCGCCGAGACGGCGGTGCTCCCGTCGGCGTCGTACCTGCTGACCGGCGCCGCCTGGTGGCATCCTGGGCGCGTGGCGGCTGTGACGCTGGCCGGTCGCGAAGTCGGGCGGCTCGGAGAACTGCATCCCGATCTCGTCGAGCGCGAGCGGCTGCCGTACCGGCCCTGTGTGGCCGAACTCGATCTCGAGTCGCTGTTGGAGGTGGCGGGCTCGGTCCGGACGTACGCGGGGCTGCCGCGCTACCCGGAGGTGGAACGCGATCTCGCGGTCGTGCTGTCCGAGGCGCTCGCGGCGGCGGAGATCGAGCGCCTGATCCGCGCGACGGCCGGGCCGCTGCTCGAGACCGTCGAGCTCTTCGACGTCTACGCGGGAGCGCCGGTGCCGTCCGGCCACCGCAACTTGGCCTACCGCCTGCGCTTCCGCGCGCCGGACCGGACGTTGACCGCGGGGGAGGCGGAGGAAATCATGGTCAAGATTCGAACAGCCCTTCAAGATCAAGCGGGCGGCCGGCTGCGGACGTGA
- a CDS encoding CvpA family protein, with protein sequence MPRTIALNWIDWVTLAIVLVSILRGARFGAVAGLVDLAGLVATYLAAAAVYPIGAQYLQQVPVLTVSWQRFIAFVVIWLGLYLPFGLVIRWVFARAKFPASGLVGGVFGIARGIVLAASLLVLTLAAPFRGVVAADAHRSQVAPYLLSGSERVQAVLLPALPVHIQRLGPGGATF encoded by the coding sequence ATGCCCCGCACGATCGCACTGAACTGGATCGATTGGGTGACGCTCGCGATCGTGCTGGTGTCGATTCTCCGGGGGGCGCGCTTCGGCGCGGTCGCGGGTCTGGTCGATCTCGCCGGTCTCGTGGCCACCTACCTCGCGGCCGCGGCGGTCTACCCGATCGGCGCACAATACCTCCAGCAGGTGCCGGTGCTCACCGTGTCCTGGCAGCGGTTCATCGCGTTCGTCGTGATCTGGCTCGGCCTGTACCTGCCCTTCGGGCTGGTCATCCGCTGGGTCTTCGCGCGCGCCAAATTCCCCGCGTCGGGACTCGTCGGCGGCGTCTTCGGCATCGCGCGCGGCATCGTATTGGCCGCGTCGCTGCTCGTGCTGACGCTCGCCGCGCCGTTCCGCGGCGTCGTCGCCGCCGACGCGCACCGCTCGCAGGTCGCGCCGTATCTCCTGAGCGGCAGCGAACGCGTCCAGGCGGTGCTGCTGCCGGCGCTGCCGGTCCACATACAACGGCTGGGACCGGGTGGCGCCACGTTCTGA
- the polX gene encoding DNA polymerase/3'-5' exonuclease PolX, whose protein sequence is MSPRNLELARLLSEIADFLELKQESSFRVNAYRKGARAIEELGEDVAAVAARGALRRIPGIGAGLAEKIEEFVRAGAIAYHETLRGDLPAGLPELMTIPEVGAKTALLLYRGLGIADVDALEQACREGRVRSVPRLGARSEANILKGIERRRQQGTRRSAYEVRPLVEAAVEGLRRAAGVKAVEVAGSLRRLRDTVADIDLVVAAIDAPGAMAAAVALPQVAQVLSQGPTRASVLLGRIEIQCDVRVIEPLSYGAALQYFTGSKEHNVRLRELAVRRGLRINEYGVYDVSAAPERRLGGATEDEVYAAVGLPWIPPEIREDQGEIGAAQRGELPRLVTLEEIRGDLHMHTQWSDGKDTAETMSRAAAARGYAYCCITDHSQSLKFARGVTVEDLRAHAAAVGALSDTVGIRVLMGAEVDILGDGSLDYPDDVLAELDLVVGSVHSRFRMPRDEMTRRVIRALEHHHLDVLGHPTGRLIGERPPYDLDVDAILEAARRTETAVEINASPDRLDLPDVHVRQARERGVLVAIDTDAHQKAHLDFMPCGVGVARRGWMDAAHVINAWPLETLLDFLAR, encoded by the coding sequence ATCAGTCCCCGCAATCTCGAACTCGCCCGCCTGCTGTCGGAGATCGCCGACTTCCTTGAACTGAAGCAGGAATCGTCCTTTCGGGTCAACGCCTACCGCAAGGGCGCGCGCGCAATCGAGGAGCTCGGCGAAGACGTCGCCGCCGTGGCCGCGCGCGGGGCGCTGCGCAGGATCCCCGGCATCGGGGCGGGGCTCGCGGAGAAGATCGAGGAGTTCGTACGTGCCGGTGCCATCGCCTACCACGAAACGCTCCGCGGCGATCTGCCGGCGGGGCTCCCGGAGCTCATGACGATTCCGGAGGTGGGAGCCAAGACGGCGCTGCTGCTCTACCGCGGGCTCGGGATCGCCGACGTCGACGCGCTCGAACAAGCCTGTCGCGAGGGCCGCGTCCGCTCGGTCCCGCGGCTCGGCGCGCGTTCCGAGGCCAACATTCTCAAGGGCATCGAGCGCCGGCGGCAGCAGGGGACCCGCCGTTCGGCCTACGAGGTGCGGCCGCTCGTGGAGGCCGCGGTCGAGGGGCTTCGCCGGGCGGCCGGCGTCAAGGCCGTCGAGGTGGCGGGCAGCCTGCGGCGCCTCCGGGACACCGTCGCGGACATCGACCTCGTCGTGGCCGCGATCGACGCACCCGGGGCCATGGCGGCGGCCGTCGCGCTGCCGCAGGTGGCTCAGGTCCTGTCCCAAGGTCCCACGCGGGCGAGCGTGCTTCTCGGGCGGATCGAGATTCAGTGTGACGTCCGTGTGATCGAACCGCTTTCGTACGGCGCCGCGCTGCAGTACTTCACGGGCAGCAAGGAGCACAACGTGCGGCTGCGGGAGCTCGCCGTGCGCCGCGGCCTGCGCATCAACGAGTACGGGGTGTACGATGTATCGGCCGCGCCGGAACGCCGTCTCGGCGGTGCGACCGAAGACGAGGTGTACGCGGCGGTCGGCCTGCCGTGGATTCCGCCGGAGATCCGCGAGGATCAGGGCGAGATCGGGGCGGCGCAGCGCGGCGAGCTCCCGCGGCTCGTGACGCTCGAGGAGATCCGCGGCGATCTCCACATGCACACGCAGTGGAGCGACGGGAAGGACACCGCGGAAACGATGTCGCGCGCGGCGGCGGCCCGCGGCTACGCCTACTGCTGCATCACCGACCATTCGCAGTCCCTCAAGTTCGCGCGCGGCGTGACCGTCGAGGATCTGCGCGCGCACGCCGCCGCGGTAGGGGCGCTGTCGGACACGGTGGGCATCCGGGTGCTGATGGGCGCGGAGGTGGATATCCTCGGGGATGGATCGCTCGACTATCCGGACGACGTGCTCGCGGAGCTCGACTTGGTGGTCGGGTCGGTGCACAGCCGGTTCCGGATGCCGCGCGACGAGATGACGAGGCGTGTGATCCGCGCGCTCGAGCACCACCACCTCGACGTGCTCGGGCACCCTACCGGGCGGCTGATCGGCGAGCGCCCGCCGTATGACCTGGATGTCGACGCGATCCTCGAGGCGGCGCGCCGGACGGAGACGGCGGTCGAGATCAACGCCTCGCCCGACCGGCTCGACCTGCCGGACGTGCATGTGCGGCAGGCGCGCGAGCGCGGGGTGCTCGTCGCCATCGATACGGACGCCCATCAGAAGGCGCACCTCGACTTCATGCCGTGCGGCGTGGGGGTCGCGCGGCGCGGCTGGATGGACGCGGCCCACGTCATCAACGCGTGGCCGCTCGAGACGCTGCTCGACTTTCTGGCGCGGTAA
- a CDS encoding DNA-3-methyladenine glycosylase, whose product MPREAAKAAETGREAPRRLPRAFFARPTRAVARDLVGCYLVHETPRGRLCGRVVEVEAYLGPRDPASHAYRRTPRSEVMWGRPGTAYVYFSYGNHACLNVVTRPEGTAGAVLLRAIEPVEGIEEMARRRGTREPRLIGGGPGRLTEAMGVTLAHNRSDLVGGPLYLARGPKPRRIAATPRIGISVAVDFPWRFVDAESSCLSRPIGRRGVPVRQSARSRARRERAGGRAGRP is encoded by the coding sequence GTGCCGCGAGAGGCCGCGAAGGCGGCCGAGACAGGGCGGGAGGCGCCGCGTCGGCTGCCGCGGGCGTTCTTCGCGCGGCCGACCCGCGCCGTCGCCCGCGACCTGGTCGGCTGCTACTTGGTCCACGAAACCCCACGCGGCCGCCTGTGCGGCCGCGTGGTCGAGGTCGAGGCATACCTCGGCCCGCGTGACCCGGCGAGCCACGCTTATCGACGGACTCCCCGCAGTGAAGTAATGTGGGGCCGGCCCGGCACCGCCTACGTCTATTTCAGCTACGGCAACCACGCGTGCCTGAACGTCGTGACGCGGCCGGAGGGGACCGCGGGCGCGGTGCTGCTGCGGGCGATCGAGCCGGTGGAGGGGATCGAGGAGATGGCGCGCCGCCGGGGCACCCGCGAGCCACGTCTCATCGGCGGCGGCCCGGGCCGACTCACCGAGGCGATGGGCGTGACGCTCGCTCACAACCGCTCGGATCTGGTGGGCGGACCGCTGTACCTCGCGCGCGGCCCGAAACCACGCCGGATCGCCGCGACGCCGCGCATCGGAATTTCAGTCGCGGTCGACTTTCCGTGGCGGTTCGTGGATGCGGAATCGTCGTGCCTGTCGCGGCCCATTGGCAGGAGGGGTGTCCCGGTGCGCCAAAGTGCGCGTTCGAGGGCGCGTCGCGAACGTGCCGGAGGTCGTGCGGGCAGGCCGTGA
- a CDS encoding HD domain-containing phosphohydrolase yields the protein MTDDGAPEGGTLVRQGHASPTTPPDRNLIERFVNLSATLTPSSSATDAAEAIGVAALALTGGQRGAVYVQGADGQATRLWASDGGFLDHGGLSGPGPLIFPDVKDLPPGHDVRQTAERGGYRALASWPLNHAGKAVGSVVCCFDAPRAWSAAEIDVMSALAMQAAAALECALHPGRDGGQWGGGPDDARVAEALRILLAESTSLFEAHRELEAQHARLVQARQELGALKFWLLALYSELRHERSRLTVEQSQLTKARDELASEDARITAARYALETQIAAARNELEKESARLMAEMRQELSQGRTRPAPTLESPADPPLAARTAPADPARISDAKRVLEQESARLVEALETGRAPAAEALTAPSSAVEAASADGRPETPRAVQAVELGGPLTAPRGLEDLFPLLVERAAKLLNTDRGPLAADDQVKILGRALDDRDGHRAGYSERLEAWAEATAGMLGCDRATITDIRRAALLHDLGKIGVPEAILRATARLTDQERQLVRSVPALAEQILRPVKGMEGVAAILGHRYEQWDGKGYPDALRGDRIPLGARILAVVDAYGVMTTVRPYRAMVYSLDAVAELRRCAGAQFDPRVVEAFCSVLKREG from the coding sequence GTGACGGACGACGGCGCTCCCGAGGGCGGCACGCTGGTGCGTCAGGGCCACGCATCTCCCACCACGCCTCCGGACCGCAATTTAATAGAACGTTTCGTGAACCTCAGCGCAACCTTGACCCCCTCGTCGTCGGCGACAGACGCGGCCGAAGCGATCGGGGTCGCGGCCCTCGCGCTCACGGGGGGGCAGCGCGGCGCGGTCTACGTCCAGGGTGCCGACGGCCAGGCGACGCGCCTGTGGGCCTCGGACGGCGGATTCCTGGATCACGGGGGCTTGTCGGGACCGGGCCCCCTTATCTTTCCGGACGTCAAGGATCTGCCGCCGGGTCACGACGTCCGCCAGACGGCGGAACGCGGGGGCTACCGCGCGCTGGCTTCGTGGCCGCTCAATCACGCCGGCAAGGCGGTCGGTTCGGTCGTCTGCTGCTTCGACGCCCCCAGGGCGTGGTCGGCCGCCGAAATCGACGTCATGTCGGCGCTCGCGATGCAGGCCGCCGCGGCGCTCGAGTGCGCCCTGCATCCCGGGCGCGACGGCGGCCAGTGGGGCGGCGGGCCGGACGACGCGCGAGTCGCCGAGGCTCTGCGCATCCTGCTGGCCGAGAGCACGTCGCTGTTCGAGGCGCACCGGGAACTGGAGGCCCAGCACGCCCGACTCGTGCAGGCCCGTCAGGAACTCGGGGCTCTGAAATTCTGGCTACTCGCCCTGTACAGCGAACTGCGCCACGAGCGGTCGCGACTTACCGTGGAGCAGAGTCAGCTCACGAAGGCGCGCGACGAGCTCGCCTCAGAAGACGCCCGGATCACGGCCGCCCGCTACGCCCTCGAGACTCAGATTGCCGCGGCGCGCAATGAACTCGAGAAGGAGAGCGCCCGGCTCATGGCCGAGATGCGGCAGGAACTGTCGCAGGGCCGGACCCGCCCGGCACCAACGCTCGAGTCACCGGCCGATCCGCCGCTCGCCGCAAGGACGGCCCCGGCCGACCCGGCGCGGATCTCGGACGCCAAGCGCGTGTTGGAACAGGAGAGCGCGCGTCTCGTGGAAGCGCTCGAAACCGGTCGCGCCCCGGCGGCGGAGGCACTCACGGCGCCTTCCTCCGCCGTGGAGGCGGCCTCGGCGGATGGCCGGCCGGAGACGCCCCGGGCGGTGCAAGCAGTTGAGTTGGGCGGCCCCCTCACAGCGCCCCGCGGCCTCGAGGACCTGTTCCCGCTGCTCGTCGAGCGCGCCGCCAAGCTGTTGAACACCGACCGCGGCCCGCTCGCGGCCGACGATCAGGTCAAGATTCTCGGGCGGGCGCTCGACGACCGTGACGGCCACCGCGCCGGCTATAGCGAGCGGCTGGAAGCGTGGGCCGAGGCGACGGCCGGCATGTTGGGGTGCGACCGCGCGACGATCACCGACATCCGGCGCGCGGCGCTCCTCCATGACCTCGGCAAGATCGGCGTTCCGGAAGCGATTCTGCGGGCGACGGCCAGGCTGACGGACCAGGAACGCCAACTCGTGCGCTCGGTGCCGGCGCTCGCGGAGCAGATCCTCCGGCCGGTCAAAGGTATGGAGGGCGTGGCGGCAATTCTCGGGCACCGCTACGAACAGTGGGACGGCAAAGGATATCCGGACGCGCTGCGGGGGGACCGGATTCCGCTGGGGGCGAGGATTCTCGCCGTCGTGGACGCCTACGGCGTGATGACGACCGTCCGCCCCTACCGCGCGATGGTGTACTCGCTCGACGCGGTCGCCGAGCTGCGGCGCTGCGCGGGCGCCCAGTTCGACCCGAGGGTCGTCGAGGCGTTCTGCAGCGTCTTGAAGCGCGAGGGCTAG
- a CDS encoding cation:proton antiporter: MEHVWLLAALWIGLALIATLCAAWLRVSVALTEIVVGVGAAWVISSRWGPAAMGAGEGWIAFLASAGAVILTFLAGAELDPVAFRKTWKATSVLGLIGFLAPFLGAAWVARTVLGWDPRAAWLAGVALSTTSVAVVYAVLLELGLNKTPFGKVILAACFINDLGTVIALGLLFAPFGWKTGVFSLGTLAALFALLWTTEHLFRQHGGRTSEFETKFLLFALFGLGWLAAWSGSEAVLPAYLIGMVLAGTVGRDHELIRRLRTLTLGLLTPFYFLRAGSFVQVPVIVGGLGTFAALFFAKAVSKFVGIYPVTMASRYPRHDAMYTTLLMSTGLTFGTISSLYGLSHRIITQSQYSFLVATVIASAVVPTWIANRFFLPRHHLRPVDGSEGDVAMEAVPATD; encoded by the coding sequence ATGGAGCACGTGTGGCTGCTGGCGGCACTCTGGATCGGCCTCGCGCTGATCGCCACCTTGTGCGCGGCGTGGCTGCGGGTCTCGGTCGCGCTCACCGAGATCGTCGTCGGCGTGGGCGCCGCCTGGGTCATCTCGTCCCGATGGGGTCCCGCGGCGATGGGCGCGGGCGAGGGGTGGATCGCGTTTCTCGCGAGCGCCGGTGCCGTGATACTGACGTTTCTCGCCGGCGCCGAGCTCGATCCCGTGGCGTTCCGGAAGACCTGGAAGGCAACGTCGGTGCTCGGCCTGATCGGGTTCCTCGCACCGTTCCTCGGGGCGGCGTGGGTGGCGCGGACGGTTCTGGGTTGGGATCCGCGCGCGGCGTGGCTCGCCGGGGTGGCGCTGTCGACGACGTCGGTTGCGGTCGTCTACGCGGTGCTGCTGGAGCTCGGCCTCAACAAGACCCCGTTCGGCAAAGTCATCCTCGCGGCGTGCTTCATCAACGACCTCGGCACGGTGATCGCGCTCGGCCTGCTGTTCGCGCCGTTCGGCTGGAAGACCGGAGTGTTCTCGCTCGGCACGCTCGCGGCGCTGTTCGCACTGCTGTGGACGACCGAGCATCTCTTCCGCCAACACGGCGGGCGGACGTCGGAGTTCGAAACCAAGTTCCTGTTGTTCGCGCTGTTCGGGCTGGGCTGGCTCGCCGCTTGGTCGGGCTCCGAAGCCGTGCTGCCCGCCTACTTGATCGGCATGGTGCTGGCGGGTACCGTCGGCCGCGACCACGAGCTGATCCGGCGGCTGCGCACGCTGACGCTCGGGCTGCTCACGCCGTTTTACTTCCTCCGCGCGGGGTCGTTCGTGCAGGTACCTGTGATCGTAGGCGGCCTCGGCACCTTCGCCGCGCTTTTTTTCGCGAAGGCCGTGAGCAAATTCGTGGGGATCTATCCGGTGACGATGGCCTCTCGGTACCCGAGACACGACGCGATGTACACCACGCTGCTCATGTCCACCGGCCTGACCTTCGGCACGATCTCGTCGCTGTACGGGCTGTCGCACCGAATTATCACGCAGTCGCAGTATTCGTTCCTCGTCGCCACCGTGATCGCGAGCGCCGTCGTCCCGACCTGGATCGCGAACCGGTTTTTCTTACCGCGCCACCACCTTCGCCCGGTCGATGGGTCGGAAGGCGACGTGGCGATGGAGGCCGTCCCGGCGACGGACTGA
- the chrA gene encoding chromate efflux transporter translates to MGAGSGQGTSVREVAALFLKLGWIAFGGPAAHIALMRQEVVVRRNWMTEQQFLDLLGASNLIPGPTSTELAIYLGYRRAGALGLVLAGVLFILPAMLLVLAFAWAYVRYGSLPQAAGLLYGIKPVIIAVIVQAIYGLMRTALKTWRLGAAAVASIVLYFVGLNPLVPLFGLALLVMVVDNGPRPAAGRVMLAVSPAPLDPGAVAPAAAGTFSLATLFLTFLKIGATLYGSGYVLLAFLRDDFVHRLRWLTDRQLLDAIAVGQFTPGPVFTTATFVGYLTGRWTGALTATAGIFLPSFVFVAAVYPLVPRLRASPWTAAFLDGANAAALGLMAAVAWQLGLTSIVDPLTAALAVAAAVVLIRTRVNSAWLVLGGAAAGLLAKLIAR, encoded by the coding sequence GTGGGCGCCGGGTCGGGTCAGGGCACCTCCGTTCGGGAAGTTGCCGCGCTCTTTCTCAAGCTCGGCTGGATCGCCTTCGGCGGTCCGGCCGCGCACATCGCGCTCATGCGGCAGGAGGTCGTGGTCCGGCGGAACTGGATGACCGAGCAGCAGTTTCTCGATCTGCTCGGCGCGAGCAACCTCATTCCCGGCCCGACGTCCACCGAACTCGCCATCTACCTCGGCTACCGGCGCGCGGGGGCGCTCGGGCTCGTCCTGGCCGGCGTGCTGTTCATCCTGCCCGCGATGCTCCTCGTGCTCGCGTTCGCCTGGGCCTACGTGCGCTACGGCTCGCTGCCGCAGGCCGCCGGGCTCCTCTACGGCATCAAACCCGTCATCATCGCCGTGATCGTGCAGGCGATCTACGGTCTGATGCGTACGGCGCTGAAGACTTGGCGGCTCGGCGCCGCCGCCGTGGCGTCGATCGTGCTCTACTTCGTCGGGCTCAATCCGCTGGTGCCGCTGTTCGGGCTGGCGTTGCTTGTGATGGTCGTAGACAACGGGCCGCGCCCGGCAGCGGGGCGGGTCATGCTCGCGGTGTCCCCGGCGCCGCTCGATCCGGGGGCGGTGGCCCCGGCCGCGGCCGGGACGTTCAGCCTCGCCACGCTCTTTCTGACCTTCCTCAAGATCGGCGCGACGCTCTACGGCAGCGGGTACGTGTTGCTCGCCTTCCTGCGCGACGATTTTGTCCACCGGTTGCGCTGGCTCACCGACCGCCAACTTCTCGATGCGATTGCGGTCGGCCAGTTCACGCCCGGTCCCGTCTTCACGACCGCCACGTTTGTCGGGTATCTGACCGGCCGGTGGACGGGCGCCCTCACGGCCACGGCCGGTATCTTCCTGCCGTCGTTCGTCTTTGTCGCAGCGGTCTACCCGCTCGTGCCGCGGCTGCGCGCCTCGCCGTGGACCGCCGCCTTCCTCGACGGGGCGAACGCCGCCGCGCTCGGACTCATGGCGGCCGTCGCGTGGCAGCTGGGGTTGACCAGCATCGTCGATCCGCTCACGGCCGCGCTCGCCGTCGCGGCCGCGGTCGTGCTGATCCGCACCCGTGTCAACTCCGCCTGGCTCGTGCTCGGCGGGGCCGCGGCCGGACTGCTCGCCAAGCTCATCGCGCGGTGA